In one Leptospiraceae bacterium genomic region, the following are encoded:
- a CDS encoding FtsX-like permease family protein, with the protein MNFFWKYLFREILSRKLYSLQIIISIAMGVGAISGVSSYKVNLKNAIFTEAKVLMGADLTIQSSRKFEEKEQKLVQDIIPSGTELAMLVNFSSMLYNEKTEDTALSMVRAIEKKFPFYGSIVTRPQNAYVELGEDEILLDENLAKNLKLELGDKIQLGSHYFFLKGFILREPGLSGSFMGMAPGSIILDSSLPKTGLSVRGSRIQYNLLVKLPPSIDSMKFKEKNFEKFIEHNLTLYHNTEAGSGSQKFINNTLDYLSLLAMAAFFLGAIAIYISCKSRLELHLKEIAVLKCIGADSAFLLSHFISELLILSTVGVSFGILTAYYFQFWIPDLAGSEFLLKIKPSIPLTAFLKGVFTGILLPLFVALESILNLNRLSPLLAIRKLEDENPGKEVKSLSKKSLQLILLYTIFFLLSYLETEDLKKSFALSISLVLIPVMVFLSYLLLRFSSRFVLSLQFFTRPFRLTLKKLYTGKNHLNLPVVGIGSALSILILSIFLKDALIRLGGGGEEALEKRPNVFVLDIKKEQKDFFSGLLKQYKAENVLMAPMIGARLYSINGEPIEKTKTEKSALKRDWKSTAKTREYFLSYRESLYDTESLEEGKFWEGRGEEISVEKDFAKSLGVKIGDSLQFNVQGKLIEGRISNLRSVNWSDMKPNFVVLFSPGILQKAPAFYISSFLISEVELRYKFQKELVKLAPNITAIDIEKSVKSFLGILEKVTDVIRLMTLFIIVSSFLLLYTAIYSNRKTREEEIKLLRLIGAPADFIRQMYLSEGLLLGLFSFLSGLFLASISNYFLSTELLNLSAHYPLKPLLYQFILIQAFLFLLYFIEMETLLRKRTKKIYT; encoded by the coding sequence ATGAATTTTTTTTGGAAGTATCTTTTTCGTGAAATCCTATCCAGAAAACTGTATTCCCTACAAATTATTATTTCGATTGCCATGGGTGTCGGTGCGATAAGCGGCGTAAGCTCCTATAAGGTAAACTTAAAAAATGCCATCTTCACAGAAGCGAAAGTTCTTATGGGTGCTGATCTTACGATTCAATCTTCCAGAAAGTTTGAAGAAAAAGAACAAAAACTTGTTCAAGATATAATCCCTTCGGGAACTGAATTGGCAATGCTTGTAAATTTTTCTTCTATGCTATATAATGAAAAAACAGAGGATACGGCCCTCAGTATGGTAAGAGCAATAGAGAAGAAATTTCCTTTTTATGGTTCAATTGTAACCCGACCTCAGAATGCTTATGTGGAGCTTGGTGAAGATGAAATTCTCCTTGATGAAAATCTTGCCAAAAACCTGAAACTGGAATTAGGAGATAAAATTCAGTTAGGTAGTCATTACTTTTTCTTAAAAGGTTTCATCCTGAGAGAACCGGGGCTTTCCGGTTCATTTATGGGAATGGCTCCGGGCTCTATCATCCTTGATTCCTCCTTACCCAAAACGGGTTTAAGTGTAAGAGGTTCCCGGATACAATATAATCTTTTAGTAAAACTTCCTCCTTCTATTGATAGCATGAAGTTTAAAGAGAAAAATTTTGAAAAATTTATAGAACACAATTTAACTCTTTATCATAATACGGAAGCCGGTTCCGGAAGTCAGAAGTTCATAAACAATACACTTGATTATTTAAGTCTTCTGGCTATGGCTGCATTTTTTTTGGGAGCTATTGCTATCTATATTTCCTGTAAGTCCCGACTGGAATTACACCTGAAGGAAATTGCGGTATTGAAATGTATAGGAGCTGACTCAGCTTTCCTCTTAAGTCACTTTATCAGTGAATTACTCATTTTATCGACTGTAGGTGTATCCTTCGGAATTTTAACAGCCTACTATTTCCAATTCTGGATTCCCGATTTGGCGGGTTCTGAATTTTTACTGAAGATAAAGCCTTCTATCCCTCTTACCGCCTTTTTGAAAGGAGTCTTTACCGGGATTTTGTTACCCCTCTTTGTTGCCCTTGAATCGATTCTGAACCTGAATCGTTTAAGTCCCCTTCTTGCCATTCGTAAACTCGAAGATGAAAATCCGGGCAAGGAAGTGAAAAGTTTGTCTAAAAAATCCTTACAGTTAATCCTATTATATACCATATTTTTCTTATTATCTTATCTTGAAACAGAAGATTTAAAAAAGAGTTTTGCCTTAAGTATTAGTCTTGTTTTAATTCCTGTAATGGTTTTTTTATCCTACCTCTTACTTCGATTTTCCTCTCGCTTTGTCTTAAGCTTGCAATTTTTCACCAGACCCTTTCGCCTGACTTTAAAAAAACTCTATACCGGTAAAAATCATCTTAATTTACCGGTGGTAGGTATCGGTTCTGCCCTGAGTATATTAATACTTTCTATATTTCTTAAAGATGCACTTATACGCCTCGGCGGAGGAGGAGAAGAAGCCTTAGAAAAACGCCCCAATGTTTTTGTACTGGATATAAAGAAGGAGCAAAAAGACTTTTTCTCAGGGCTTTTAAAGCAATACAAAGCTGAAAATGTTCTCATGGCACCGATGATAGGGGCCAGGCTGTATTCTATTAACGGAGAGCCTATAGAAAAGACAAAGACCGAAAAAAGTGCCTTAAAGAGAGATTGGAAATCCACTGCAAAAACAAGAGAGTATTTTTTGTCTTATCGGGAGAGCTTGTATGATACGGAAAGTCTTGAAGAAGGAAAATTTTGGGAAGGAAGAGGAGAAGAGATTTCTGTAGAAAAGGATTTTGCCAAAAGTCTGGGTGTTAAAATAGGAGACAGTTTGCAATTCAATGTACAGGGAAAACTTATTGAAGGCCGTATCAGTAATTTACGCTCTGTAAACTGGTCTGATATGAAACCAAATTTTGTTGTTCTTTTTTCTCCGGGAATATTACAAAAAGCTCCTGCTTTTTATATTAGTTCCTTCTTAATTTCGGAAGTGGAACTTCGCTATAAATTTCAGAAAGAACTGGTAAAGCTTGCACCGAATATAACCGCAATTGATATAGAGAAAAGTGTAAAAAGTTTTTTGGGGATTCTCGAAAAAGTTACAGATGTAATACGGCTTATGACTTTATTTATAATCGTTTCTTCGTTTTTACTGTTATATACGGCTATTTATTCCAACCGTAAAACAAGAGAAGAAGAAATTAAACTCCTGCGATTAATAGGTGCCCCGGCAGATTTTATTCGGCAAATGTATCTTTCGGAAGGTTTACTCCTGGGACTTTTTTCTTTTCTCAGCGGGCTTTTTCTGGCCTCAATATCCAATTACTTTCTTTCAACCGAACTTTTAAACCTTTCCGCTCATTATCCCCTGAAACCCCTGCTTTATCAATTTATTCTAATACAGGCATTTCTTTTTCTACTTTATTTCATTGAGATGGAGACATTACTCCGAAAGAGAACAAAGAAAATATATACCTGA
- a CDS encoding ABC transporter ATP-binding protein, with amino-acid sequence MLELKEINKYYTSGDSRLHVLKNINLKVEKGSFIAIMGPSGSGKTTLLGVAAGLDTIDSGEILLNAIPISGKSEEFLCKLRSEKIGFIFQNFQLIKTLTALENVSLPLYIQKKVSEKEALNKANEMLHKVSMEHRAEHFPTQLSGGEEQRIAIARAFVNQPSLLFADEPTGNLDSKNAKNVMDLLQELHKNHLSTLIIVTHDPKVAELADRVYTMQDGVLEESK; translated from the coding sequence TTGCTGGAATTAAAAGAAATAAATAAATACTATACAAGTGGAGATTCCCGTCTGCACGTTTTAAAAAATATTAACCTGAAAGTAGAGAAAGGCTCCTTCATTGCCATCATGGGACCTTCCGGTTCCGGTAAAACCACTCTTTTGGGAGTGGCCGCGGGTCTCGACACGATTGATAGCGGAGAAATATTATTAAATGCTATTCCTATCAGTGGAAAGAGTGAAGAATTTCTATGCAAATTGCGATCAGAGAAAATTGGCTTTATTTTTCAAAACTTTCAATTAATTAAAACCCTCACGGCTCTTGAAAATGTTAGCCTTCCCTTATATATCCAGAAAAAAGTTTCAGAAAAGGAAGCCCTGAATAAAGCAAACGAAATGTTACATAAGGTATCTATGGAACACCGGGCCGAACATTTCCCGACTCAACTTTCCGGAGGAGAAGAACAACGAATCGCTATTGCTCGTGCTTTTGTCAATCAACCTTCCCTCTTATTTGCAGATGAACCAACCGGGAATCTGGATTCAAAAAACGCAAAGAATGTAATGGATCTACTACAGGAACTTCACAAGAATCATTTGTCTACTCTGATTATTGTTACCCATGACCCGAAAGTAGCTGAATTAGCTGATAGGGTATATACCATGCAGGATGGGGTTTTAGAGGAAAGTAAATGA